DNA from Chloracidobacterium sp.:
ATCGAACGGCTTCGAACCTCAGCAACCTGTGTCCGAACCGTCAATACATCTTCGTAGAATGCGGGCGATTTGTACCGAACGTAACTTTCTGCGACTACCATCAAGGCATTGTCTTCCTCTTCCATCGCCTTGTACGAGAAGCCTTTGGAGCGGCATAGATCGCTACGCCCAGATTCGAACCATATCAAATAGTTCGAGTGGTGGACGATACCCATTTTGTCCGTTTCGGCGTAGCGAACACGGATCTCGGTTTCGTGCCAGCCGTCCATAATGCGGTTGGCTGGGAGACAGGGATTCGAACCCCGATAGGCAGATCCAGAGACTGCAGTCCTACCATTAGACGATCTCCCAGCGTGCTTACTAATTTACGGTTCGCTACTGAACTTTGTCAAATGAATGGGTTATCCGTGTTTCTTGATTAGTTTCAGAAACAAATGCAAAATAAAGGTTTATGTCGTTCGACAAAGAGATAATCAACAACCGGCAGGCATATCACGAGTATCACATACTCGAAAAATTCGAGGCAGGTGCCGTGCTCTTGGGAACAGAGGTCAAGAGCATCATGGCCGGCCGTATCCAATTAAAAGACTCTTACGTTGCGATCAAGGATGGTGAGGTTTGGTTGTTCAACGTCCACATCTCACCCTACTCGCATGGGAACAAACAGAATCACGATCCGATGCGAGTCCGCAAACTGCTGCTCAATCGCAGAGAGATCTCGAGACTAGAAAAGGAAACGACCCAAAAAGGTATG
Protein-coding regions in this window:
- a CDS encoding acyl-CoA thioesterase, yielding MDGWHETEIRVRYAETDKMGIVHHSNYLIWFESGRSDLCRSKGFSYKAMEEEDNALMVVAESYVRYKSPAFYEDVLTVRTQVAEVRSRSIRFIYEVYRASDETLIAEGETLHLVTDENKKVRIVPEIYRQLLLGDAALAAFPANQPPH
- the smpB gene encoding SsrA-binding protein SmpB; this translates as MSFDKEIINNRQAYHEYHILEKFEAGAVLLGTEVKSIMAGRIQLKDSYVAIKDGEVWLFNVHISPYSHGNKQNHDPMRVRKLLLNRREISRLEKETTQKGMTIVVTSIYWKNGRIKFEIGVAKGKKLYDKRESEMRKTIDKETRQQLKEKLR